One stretch of Macaca nemestrina isolate mMacNem1 chromosome 17, mMacNem.hap1, whole genome shotgun sequence DNA includes these proteins:
- the TMEM132E-DT gene encoding LOW QUALITY PROTEIN: uncharacterized protein TMEM132E-DT (The sequence of the model RefSeq protein was modified relative to this genomic sequence to represent the inferred CDS: inserted 1 base in 1 codon), translating to MFDFSFPTPASAGTRMGLASSGXLRFSKADASAVTDVPFQRMHAPHRAPEVFCSRSARGAGRGHPTPIPRVRWAQAGNQPRCCAQLLSGCGGSGTQIPAGWVRGAAVGDLFIPLLGKDDGEEEGTVLSYRFTVHISNITGIVGTTVSKTKLALVLMELTV from the exons atgtttgatttttccTTCCCAACGCCTGCTAGCGCTGGGACCCGAATGGGGCTGGCCAGCTCCG AGCTGCGTTTCTCCAAGGCAGACGCCAGCGCAGTCACTGATGTCCCTTTTCAAAGGATGCACGCTCCCCACCGGGCGCCGGAGGTGTTTTGCAGCCGCTCTGCCAGAGGCGCGGGTAGGGGGCACCCTACACCCATCCCCAGAGTCCGCTGGGCACAGGCTGGGAATCAGCCTCGCTGCTGTGCCCAGCTCCTCTCGGGCTGCGGGGGCTCTGGGACACAGATTCCTGCGGGATGGGTCCGGGGCGCAGCTGTGGGAGACCTATTTATTCCGCTGCTGGGGAAGGATGATGGAGAAGAGGAGGGGACAGTGCTTTCCTACAGGTT TACGGTGCATATCTCCAACATCACAGGCATTGTAGGTACAACAGTGAGCAAAACAAAACTAGCTCTTGTCCTCATGGAACTTACTGTCTAG